A region from the Polyangiaceae bacterium genome encodes:
- a CDS encoding OmpA family protein → MKLRYWSGVPVLAASLFVASAASAQDAGFALNRFDPSDRGSNWFALESLDFDGHLSAALGVVGDWAYKPLVLYNGDGDEVQAVVEHQVFAHVGGSLTLWDDLKLGVNIPLAVVNSGESGTTTNSSFSSKDGATIGDVRVGGDYRLLGSPGDLLRLGLGVGVFLPTGSQERFTGDGSVKIQPRLGIAGDAGQMAYAARLSTNIRTEDQKLDGDTVGTEVGFAASVGVKLVDEKLLLGPEIYGTTGVSDGDAFFAKRTTPFEVIIGGHYQVAKDWTLGAGVGPGLTRGFGSPKLRVLASIEYRPKVEEQAPPPPPKDTDGDGIYDDVDACPTVPGVASDDPKKHGCPLPNDRDNDGIIDDEDACPDEPGVKSDDPAKNGCPLPKDRDNDTILDEVDACPDEPGVANDDPAKNGCPPPKDTDGDGILDPEDACPDQPGVKSEDPKKNGCPKAKIEKGQIKILEQVKFKTASDVILPESDEILQAVKKILDENPDIESISVEGHTDSRGSAAYNRALSKRRAASVVKWLTKNGIDKSRLTSKGFGPDKPIDTNDTDEGRQNNRRVEFHIVKVKAGSKLKVEER, encoded by the coding sequence ATGAAGCTGAGATATTGGAGTGGAGTACCTGTACTTGCCGCGTCGCTGTTTGTGGCCAGCGCGGCGTCAGCGCAGGACGCTGGGTTTGCGCTCAATCGTTTCGACCCATCGGACCGCGGGTCCAACTGGTTCGCGTTGGAGTCGTTGGACTTCGACGGGCACCTCTCAGCCGCGCTCGGCGTGGTGGGTGACTGGGCGTACAAGCCGCTGGTGCTCTACAACGGCGACGGCGACGAGGTTCAAGCGGTGGTCGAGCACCAGGTGTTCGCTCACGTCGGTGGCAGCTTGACCCTGTGGGATGACCTCAAGCTCGGCGTGAACATTCCCTTGGCGGTGGTCAACTCCGGCGAGTCCGGAACGACCACGAATAGCTCCTTCTCTTCCAAAGACGGCGCCACGATCGGCGACGTCCGCGTTGGCGGCGACTATCGCTTGCTTGGTTCGCCTGGTGACCTCTTGCGCCTCGGCTTGGGCGTCGGGGTGTTCCTGCCCACCGGTTCTCAGGAGCGCTTCACGGGTGACGGTTCCGTGAAGATTCAGCCCCGGCTGGGTATCGCGGGTGATGCTGGCCAGATGGCATACGCCGCGCGTCTGAGCACGAACATCCGTACCGAGGATCAGAAGCTCGACGGCGACACCGTGGGTACCGAGGTCGGGTTTGCGGCTTCAGTTGGCGTGAAGCTCGTCGACGAGAAGCTGCTGCTTGGCCCTGAGATCTACGGCACCACCGGCGTGAGTGATGGCGACGCATTCTTCGCCAAGCGCACGACGCCATTCGAGGTGATCATCGGTGGGCACTACCAGGTAGCCAAGGACTGGACCCTCGGTGCTGGCGTCGGCCCTGGTCTGACTCGCGGGTTCGGCAGTCCGAAGCTGCGTGTTCTTGCCAGCATCGAGTACCGCCCGAAGGTCGAGGAGCAGGCTCCCCCGCCCCCGCCGAAGGATACTGACGGCGACGGCATCTACGATGACGTCGATGCGTGCCCGACGGTGCCCGGTGTTGCCAGCGACGACCCGAAGAAGCACGGGTGTCCGCTTCCCAACGACCGCGACAACGACGGCATCATCGACGACGAGGATGCCTGCCCTGACGAGCCTGGCGTCAAGAGCGACGATCCCGCGAAGAACGGCTGTCCGCTGCCGAAGGATCGGGACAACGACACCATCCTCGATGAGGTCGATGCCTGCCCCGATGAGCCCGGCGTGGCGAACGACGACCCGGCGAAGAACGGCTGTCCGCCGCCGAAGGACACCGACGGCGACGGGATCCTGGATCCTGAAGACGCCTGCCCGGACCAACCCGGCGTGAAGAGCGAGGATCCCAAGAAGAACGGCTGCCCCAAGGCGAAGATCGAGAAGGGGCAGATCAAGATTCTGGAACAGGTCAAGTTCAAGACTGCCAGCGATGTGATCCTCCCGGAAAGCGATGAGATCCTTCAGGCTGTCAAGAAGATCCTCGACGAGAATCCGGACATCGAATCCATCAGCGTGGAGGGTCACACCGACTCTCGCGGCAGCGCGGCCTACAACCGCGCCCTGAGCAAGCGTCGTGCTGCTTCCGTTGTGAAGTGGTTGACCAAGAATGGCATCGATAAATCACGACTCACCTCGAAGGGCTTTGGCCCTGACAAGCCCATCGACACCAACGACACCGACGAAGGTCGTCAGAACAACCGCCGCGTGGAGTTCCACATCGTCAAGGTGAAGGCCGGCTCCAAGCTGAAAGTGGAGGAACGCTGA
- a CDS encoding S-(hydroxymethyl)glutathione dehydrogenase/class III alcohol dehydrogenase has product MKTRAAIALKPAPLEDPNPLTLVDLDLEGPKEGEVLVEIRATGVCHTDAFTLSGADPEGLFPAILGHEGAGVVVDVGSGVKSLKKGDHVIPLYTPECRNCKFCLSEKTNLCQAIRETQGKGLMPDGTSRFSLDGKPVYHYMGTSTFSNYTVLPEIALAKIREDAPFDKVCYIGCGVTTGIGAVINTAQVEPGANVVIFGLGGIGLNVAQGARLAGADMIIAVDINNERKAIAEQFGCTHFVNPKEVEGDLVPYLVNLTGGGADYSFECVGNVTLMRQALECCHKGWGQSIIIGVAGAGQEIATRPFQLVTGRVWKGSAFGGAKGRRDVPKIVDWYMDGKIQIDPLITHTLPLDKINDSLHLMHEGKSIRSVVTF; this is encoded by the coding sequence ATGAAGACCCGCGCAGCGATTGCACTCAAGCCAGCCCCCCTCGAAGATCCGAATCCACTGACCTTGGTCGACCTCGACCTCGAAGGCCCCAAGGAGGGCGAGGTGCTGGTCGAGATACGCGCCACTGGCGTGTGCCACACCGACGCATTCACCCTCTCCGGAGCCGATCCGGAAGGCTTGTTCCCGGCCATCCTGGGGCACGAGGGAGCGGGCGTGGTGGTCGACGTGGGCTCTGGGGTGAAGTCGCTCAAGAAGGGCGACCACGTCATCCCGCTCTACACTCCGGAGTGCCGGAACTGTAAGTTTTGCCTCTCGGAAAAGACGAACCTCTGCCAAGCCATTCGCGAGACTCAGGGCAAAGGCTTGATGCCTGACGGCACGAGCCGCTTCAGTCTCGATGGGAAGCCCGTGTACCACTACATGGGTACCTCCACGTTCTCGAACTACACCGTGCTGCCAGAGATCGCCCTGGCAAAAATCCGTGAGGACGCGCCTTTCGACAAGGTTTGCTACATCGGTTGCGGCGTGACCACGGGCATCGGCGCAGTGATCAACACCGCCCAGGTGGAGCCCGGTGCCAACGTGGTGATCTTCGGTCTTGGCGGCATCGGACTGAACGTCGCTCAAGGCGCTCGGCTTGCGGGGGCCGACATGATCATCGCCGTCGACATCAACAACGAACGCAAGGCCATCGCCGAGCAGTTCGGCTGCACCCACTTCGTGAACCCGAAGGAAGTCGAAGGTGACCTGGTGCCGTACCTGGTGAACCTCACGGGCGGCGGCGCCGACTACTCCTTCGAATGTGTCGGTAATGTCACTCTGATGCGCCAGGCCCTCGAGTGCTGCCACAAGGGTTGGGGTCAGAGCATCATCATCGGCGTCGCAGGTGCGGGACAGGAGATCGCGACGCGCCCGTTCCAGCTCGTCACCGGGCGTGTGTGGAAGGGGAGCGCCTTCGGCGGTGCCAAGGGTCGGCGAGACGTCCCGAAGATCGTGGACTGGTACATGGACGGAAAGATCCAGATCGACCCGCTCATCACCCACACGCTGCCTCTCGACAAGATCAACGACTCCTTGCACTTGATGCACGAGGGCAAGTCGATTCGCAGCGTGGTGACCTTCTAG
- a CDS encoding DUF11 domain-containing protein translates to MRKPNVFKGSVINVARLLQSAAAGGVLLAATSQVAAAPTLRVQVDQRGDFLMVGNTLGHDCANGTPAPVVGTVGNCGFRRTGDSAPDVFWRSQDPNATSAVANNTVTVAQARSTAVLAIPSGATVTHAFLYWAGRAAADNTATLDRPGGFTSNVTATQSFTNGSYYQSVSDVTSLVVTNGSGLYRVSGVASEDFNDLDRDVNFASWTLVVFYRLNTEPPRNLALFDGMDLVANNNPSSATLSGFLVPNAGFDAKLGVIAYEGDGSITGDSLLFGLAPLANSDRLSDGVNPVDNFFNSSRSRLGTAVSVAGDLPQTTGGNGALSGVDMDIVNITSRVSAGQTSADIQATSTGDQYYLGAFITSISTFKPDFTSSTKSVVDVNGGALRPGDELEYTIVVTNTGNDASVRTVLNDVIPTGTTWVPGSISITSGANQGSKTDAVDTDQGEFNNGTRTMTVRLGNGANGTQGGTLAVNASTTVKFRVTVDASATGTLSNQATITFEGQQGAPQTTQPTDGSTDPGSQPTDIPIDDCETDADCPAATPACDTTASPNICVQCTDDSYCSGSTPNCDTASNTCVCLAGPGLCTDTDGDGLPDGVETTIGTDPNDADSDDDGVPDGAEINPGDDTDGDGLINALDPDSDDDGLFDGTEMGRDCSNADTVVSAGHCRADADAGATTTDPLDADTDDGGASDGSEDFNLDGAIDPGETDPTAGHGSDDSGVTDTDGDGLSDGVETFLGSDPNDADTDDDGVIDGMENNPSDDTDGDGLINVLDVDSDNDALYDGTERGFDCEAMGTDKSLGHCIADADNTSTTSPLLWDTDGGTVSDGSEDFNRNGAVDTGETDPTTGHASDDASVMDTDGDGLSDGLETNIGTNPNDADTDDDGLLDGEEPNPSDDHDGDGSINARDPDSDGDGLTDGLEAGRDCNNAATDNTQGNCNPDGDAGATTTGVLQRDTDRGGVSDGDEDTNKNGVVDTGERDPNDGTDDSTNPGTGGTGGMAGAGGSAGAAGSSSGGSSSGGTSAGGTSSGGTSAGGSSSGGVSAGGTSAGGASSGGTNGLDAGFSLEGGGCGCTVPGGNSNKAPYGALALGALGLVTWRRRRKARK, encoded by the coding sequence ATGCGCAAGCCCAACGTATTCAAAGGCAGTGTAATCAACGTCGCCCGTTTGCTGCAGAGCGCAGCGGCGGGTGGCGTCCTCCTCGCGGCGACCTCTCAGGTCGCCGCGGCGCCCACCCTGCGCGTGCAGGTCGACCAGCGGGGCGACTTCCTGATGGTGGGCAATACCCTCGGGCACGACTGCGCGAACGGGACGCCTGCACCGGTGGTTGGTACCGTGGGGAACTGCGGTTTTCGCCGGACCGGCGACTCGGCGCCCGACGTTTTTTGGCGGTCTCAAGATCCCAACGCCACTTCCGCCGTGGCCAACAACACCGTCACCGTAGCTCAGGCTCGGAGCACCGCGGTGCTTGCGATCCCGAGCGGCGCGACCGTCACCCACGCGTTTCTCTACTGGGCGGGGCGCGCCGCGGCTGACAACACGGCGACGCTGGACCGCCCAGGTGGGTTCACCTCCAACGTGACAGCTACCCAGAGCTTCACCAACGGCTCGTACTACCAGTCGGTGTCCGACGTCACCTCCCTCGTGGTGACGAACGGCTCTGGCCTCTATCGAGTCAGCGGCGTTGCGTCGGAAGACTTCAACGACCTGGACCGCGACGTCAACTTCGCATCCTGGACCTTGGTTGTCTTCTACCGACTGAACACTGAACCGCCGCGCAACCTGGCGCTCTTCGACGGCATGGACCTGGTTGCCAACAACAACCCGAGCTCGGCAACGCTCTCCGGCTTCCTGGTGCCCAACGCGGGCTTCGACGCGAAGCTCGGCGTCATTGCCTACGAGGGTGACGGGAGTATCACCGGAGACAGCCTGCTCTTTGGTTTGGCGCCTCTGGCGAACAGTGATCGCCTCTCTGACGGCGTGAACCCGGTCGATAACTTCTTCAACTCGTCGCGATCCCGCCTGGGCACCGCGGTGAGCGTGGCGGGTGATCTGCCGCAAACCACGGGCGGCAATGGTGCCTTGAGCGGCGTGGACATGGATATCGTGAACATCACGAGCCGGGTCTCCGCGGGACAGACTTCTGCCGACATCCAGGCGACGAGCACCGGGGACCAGTACTACCTTGGCGCGTTCATCACCTCGATCTCGACGTTCAAGCCGGACTTCACCAGCTCGACCAAGAGCGTCGTGGACGTGAACGGTGGCGCTCTCCGTCCAGGTGACGAGCTCGAGTACACGATCGTCGTCACGAACACCGGTAACGATGCTTCGGTGCGCACGGTGCTGAATGACGTGATCCCCACGGGAACGACCTGGGTGCCTGGCTCGATTTCGATCACCTCGGGCGCGAACCAAGGTTCCAAGACCGACGCGGTCGACACGGACCAGGGCGAGTTCAACAACGGAACTCGCACGATGACCGTACGACTCGGTAACGGCGCAAACGGCACTCAAGGTGGAACCCTCGCGGTGAATGCGAGCACCACCGTGAAGTTCCGTGTCACTGTGGATGCCAGCGCGACCGGCACGCTCTCCAACCAAGCCACGATCACCTTCGAAGGTCAGCAGGGGGCGCCGCAGACGACGCAGCCGACGGACGGTTCGACGGATCCGGGTTCACAGCCGACGGATATTCCGATCGACGATTGCGAGACGGACGCCGATTGCCCTGCGGCAACCCCGGCGTGCGACACGACCGCTTCGCCGAACATCTGCGTGCAGTGTACGGATGACAGCTACTGCAGCGGCTCGACGCCAAACTGCGACACCGCGAGCAACACCTGCGTGTGCTTGGCGGGTCCGGGCCTGTGTACGGATACCGATGGCGACGGATTGCCCGACGGCGTGGAGACCACGATCGGCACCGACCCGAACGACGCCGACAGCGACGATGACGGCGTACCCGACGGTGCAGAAATCAACCCGGGCGACGACACGGACGGTGACGGGCTGATCAACGCGCTCGACCCCGACAGTGACGACGATGGACTGTTCGACGGTACCGAGATGGGGCGTGACTGCTCCAATGCGGACACCGTCGTCAGCGCTGGGCATTGCCGTGCGGACGCGGACGCCGGAGCCACGACGACGGATCCGCTCGACGCGGACACCGACGACGGCGGCGCCAGCGACGGCTCCGAAGACTTCAACCTCGACGGCGCCATCGACCCCGGTGAGACGGATCCCACCGCGGGCCACGGCAGCGACGACAGCGGAGTCACGGACACCGACGGTGACGGCCTGAGCGATGGAGTCGAGACATTCCTCGGCAGCGACCCGAACGACGCGGATACCGACGACGACGGCGTCATCGATGGCATGGAGAACAACCCCTCCGATGACACCGATGGCGACGGCCTGATCAACGTGCTCGACGTGGACAGCGACAACGACGCGCTCTACGACGGCACGGAGCGCGGCTTCGACTGCGAGGCCATGGGGACTGACAAGTCCCTGGGCCACTGCATCGCGGACGCCGACAACACCTCGACCACCTCGCCGCTCCTCTGGGATACGGACGGGGGCACCGTGTCCGACGGTTCCGAGGACTTCAACCGCAACGGCGCCGTGGACACTGGCGAGACCGACCCGACGACTGGTCACGCTTCCGACGATGCCAGCGTGATGGACACCGACGGTGACGGCCTCAGCGACGGCCTTGAAACCAACATCGGCACCAATCCGAACGACGCGGACACCGACGACGACGGTTTGCTCGACGGTGAGGAGCCGAACCCCTCCGACGATCACGACGGCGACGGGAGCATCAACGCTCGCGACCCCGACAGCGACGGCGATGGGCTCACCGATGGTTTGGAGGCGGGCCGCGACTGCAACAACGCTGCGACCGACAACACCCAAGGCAACTGCAACCCCGACGGTGACGCGGGAGCGACCACCACGGGCGTGCTGCAGCGGGACACGGACCGCGGCGGCGTGAGCGACGGTGACGAAGACACCAACAAGAATGGTGTCGTCGACACGGGCGAGCGTGACCCCAACGACGGAACCGATGACAGCACGAACCCTGGCACCGGTGGTACGGGCGGCATGGCTGGAGCGGGCGGTAGCGCCGGTGCCGCTGGCAGCTCCTCTGGAGGCTCTTCCTCCGGTGGCACTTCGGCGGGCGGGACGTCGAGCGGTGGCACATCCGCCGGCGGCAGCTCGAGCGGCGGCGTCTCTGCTGGTGGCACGTCTGCTGGTGGCGCGTCGAGTGGTGGCACCAACGGCCTTGACGCTGGATTCTCCCTCGAGGGCGGCGGCTGTGGCTGTACGGTACCCGGAGGAAACAGCAACAAGGCTCCCTACGGTGCACTCGCCCTCGGCGCCCTGGGTCTCGTGACCTGGCGTCGTCGACGCAAGGCGCGCAAGTAA